One part of the Desulfonema ishimotonii genome encodes these proteins:
- a CDS encoding efflux RND transporter periplasmic adaptor subunit encodes MQKTNTQGAGRNRLMRICGWMCLIFCLWGGAANAQETAPLEAATHAYKPYPVIFEAIHRAVLSAERAGVLKNLKYDTGSHLKKGAVIAQVDAGELALMKKRNTVALTHLEKQVGELISLNKRGLATNEELAKSRMNRDVTRTDIDIIKRQISTSSVRAPFGCVVVRRHIQPHEWVTAGQPVVEVVSLDKIRAVANIPAHIAVKLKKGDLHTFYVNDLDAEVSGTVMAVAPEVDERSNTAEVIWTVEKKKQDLLPGMKGEVRLDE; translated from the coding sequence ATGCAAAAAACGAATACACAGGGTGCGGGTCGAAACAGGCTGATGCGGATATGCGGATGGATGTGCCTGATATTCTGCCTCTGGGGCGGGGCCGCCAATGCCCAGGAGACAGCCCCGCTGGAGGCGGCGACCCATGCATATAAACCCTATCCGGTTATTTTCGAGGCGATCCACCGGGCGGTCCTTTCCGCCGAACGGGCCGGTGTGCTGAAGAATCTGAAGTACGACACCGGCAGCCACCTGAAAAAAGGGGCGGTCATTGCCCAGGTGGATGCGGGCGAGCTGGCGCTGATGAAAAAGCGGAATACGGTGGCACTGACCCACCTGGAAAAACAGGTGGGCGAGCTGATCAGCCTGAACAAGCGGGGCTTGGCAACCAATGAGGAGCTGGCGAAATCCCGGATGAACCGGGATGTGACCCGGACCGATATTGACATCATCAAACGGCAGATCAGCACCTCCTCCGTCCGCGCCCCCTTCGGATGTGTGGTGGTCCGCCGCCACATCCAGCCCCACGAATGGGTGACCGCCGGACAGCCGGTTGTGGAGGTGGTCAGCCTGGACAAAATCCGTGCGGTCGCCAATATTCCGGCGCATATTGCCGTAAAACTCAAAAAAGGGGATCTCCATACATTTTACGTCAATGATCTGGACGCCGAGGTGTCGGGGACCGTCATGGCGGTCGCGCCGGAGGTGGACGAACGGAGCAATACTGCGGAAGTGATCTGGACGGTGGAAAAGAAAAAGCAGGACTTGCTGCCCGGCATGAAGGGAGAAGTTCGCCTTGACGAATAA